The Tardiphaga alba genome includes a window with the following:
- a CDS encoding DUF1328 domain-containing protein encodes MSLLKWALIFFLVSIVAGVFGFTGISAATADVAKILFYIFLVICVVLLVLGITIFRA; translated from the coding sequence ATGAGCCTGCTGAAATGGGCACTCATCTTCTTCTTGGTATCGATCGTGGCCGGCGTGTTCGGCTTCACGGGCATTTCGGCAGCGACAGCGGATGTCGCAAAGATCCTGTTCTATATCTTCCTGGTGATCTGCGTCGTGCTGCTCGTACTCGGCATTACGATCTTCCGAGCCTAG
- a CDS encoding ABC transporter ATP-binding protein produces MPAAPLEIRNLSAGYGPTRIIEGISFDVKAGDRLAVLGRNGMGKTTLLATLMGLTTCHGGEIRYGAEDVTSARTSARAKLGIGYVPQTRDIFTSLTVEENLRAGLKGRPPSALDEAYEMFPRLRERRGNFGKQLSGGEQQMLSMARTLLGKPSVLLLDEPLEGLAPVICDELMAMLVRLAATGDMTIILVEQQIERALDFANNVMVMERGRTSWQGAPDILINDRDLVDRLVGVGIH; encoded by the coding sequence ATGCCCGCCGCACCGCTTGAAATCCGCAATCTCAGCGCGGGCTACGGGCCGACACGCATCATCGAGGGAATTTCCTTCGACGTGAAAGCGGGCGATCGCCTCGCGGTGCTGGGCCGCAACGGCATGGGCAAGACGACGCTGCTGGCAACCCTGATGGGGCTGACCACATGCCACGGCGGTGAAATCCGCTATGGTGCGGAGGATGTCACCAGTGCGCGTACGTCGGCGCGCGCCAAGCTCGGCATCGGTTACGTGCCTCAGACCCGGGACATCTTCACGTCGCTGACGGTGGAGGAAAATCTGCGAGCCGGGCTGAAAGGCCGTCCGCCATCGGCGCTGGACGAAGCCTATGAGATGTTTCCGCGCCTGCGGGAGCGCCGCGGCAATTTCGGCAAGCAATTGTCGGGCGGCGAGCAGCAGATGCTGTCGATGGCGCGAACCCTGCTTGGCAAGCCGTCGGTCCTGCTGCTGGACGAGCCGCTCGAGGGACTCGCGCCGGTGATCTGCGACGAGTTGATGGCGATGCTGGTGCGGCTGGCGGCGACCGGAGACATGACGATCATCCTTGTCGAGCAACAGATCGAGCGTGCGCTCGACTTTGCCAACAATGTGATGGTGATGGAACGCGGGCGCACCAGCTGGCAGGGCGCGCCCGATATTTTGATCAACGACCGCGATCTGGTCGATCGGCTAGTCGGTGTAGGCATCCACTAA
- a CDS encoding ABC transporter ATP-binding protein, producing MTDLLEARGVSRSFGGLHVTRDVNFKLASGDRVALIGPNGAGKTTLVNLITGDIAPSEGQFFMAGDDITGLSIPERARRGLVRTFQTTRLFANLTVADNVALAIMQRRRISRRFFSSSTEMPDVKAEWSEILAHLGLDRLAYRKVVELAYGQQRLIELAIGLALQPKVLLLDEPAAGVPHDEAPKILDAINRLPPDIAVLMIEHDMDLVFKFAKRVLVLAAGKLIFEGSPAEVTADHEVRRAYLGSYADARRTA from the coding sequence TCGTTCGGTGGCCTGCACGTCACGCGTGACGTCAATTTCAAGCTCGCGTCTGGCGATCGCGTGGCGCTGATCGGCCCCAACGGCGCCGGCAAGACCACGCTGGTGAACCTGATCACCGGGGACATCGCGCCGAGCGAAGGCCAGTTCTTCATGGCAGGCGACGATATCACCGGGCTCAGCATTCCCGAGCGCGCGCGTCGCGGGCTGGTGCGCACGTTCCAGACCACGCGTCTGTTTGCCAACCTCACCGTTGCCGACAATGTCGCGCTGGCGATCATGCAGCGTAGGCGCATCAGCCGCCGGTTCTTCTCCAGCTCGACGGAAATGCCGGACGTCAAAGCCGAGTGGAGCGAGATCCTCGCGCATCTCGGCCTCGACCGTCTCGCCTATCGCAAGGTGGTGGAGCTCGCCTATGGCCAGCAGCGCCTGATCGAACTGGCCATCGGGCTCGCCTTGCAGCCGAAAGTCCTGCTGCTCGATGAGCCTGCAGCCGGTGTGCCGCATGACGAGGCGCCGAAGATCCTCGATGCTATCAATCGCTTGCCGCCGGATATTGCCGTGCTCATGATCGAGCACGACATGGACCTGGTGTTCAAATTTGCCAAACGTGTGCTGGTGCTCGCTGCCGGGAAGCTGATCTTCGAGGGATCGCCGGCTGAAGTCACCGCCGACCACGAGGTGCGCCGCGCCTATCTCGGGAGCTATGCCGATGCCCGCCGCACCGCTTGA